The genomic window ACCAAACAAAATCAGAGGGTTAGCCAGAGATGGTTAACCCTCTGTTTGTTTTTGAGGAAACATTTAGGAAACATCGGTCAAAGTTTTTATTCATTCACTGCTAGTTTTTCGCTGATGCGGCTACCAAAAGGCTTCGGCAGTACTATCCAGTCCTCCCGGACGCAGTGAGCGTACACGTCCATCGTGACACTGAAATTCGAGTGTCCCATCCAGGCCTGAAGGGTCTTGGGTGCTGGGCCGTCCTTGGTACGCCCGAAGCGGTTGGCGTGAATCGTTGCGAAAGTGTGCCGCATTCCCTTGGGGGTGATATCCGGGAAGGGCCGCTTATGGCCTCTTCTCTCATTCTCGGCTTGCGCAAGTTTCACCATCTGGCCCCACAGTCGTCTGAAACCGTCTAACTGTAACGGGAATATCCGAGCTTTTGGGCTTTTGTCCTCGCAAGCCAGATACCACTCTTTCAAGGCAAGGGCAAAATCCGGGAATAAGGGGATCTCCCTTCGGGCGTTTCGAGACTTCGGAGTAATAAATCCGTCCTCCCGATCCCAACTGCGCTTTATGGGGAAAA from Nitrospinaceae bacterium includes these protein-coding regions:
- a CDS encoding tyrosine-type recombinase/integrase, which codes for FPIKRSWDREDGFITPKSRNARREIPLFPDFALALKEWYLACEDKSPKARIFPLQLDGFRRLWGQMVKLAQAENERRGHKRPFPDITPKGMRHTFATIHANRFGRTKDGPAPKTLQAWMGHSNFSVTMDVYAHCVREDWIVLPKPFGSRISEKLAVNE